A single Fusobacterium sp. JB019 DNA region contains:
- the sfsA gene encoding DNA/RNA nuclease SfsA produces the protein MEKILYEIGKTEEGIFIDRPNRFICKVKLDNEEVLVHVHDSGRIKELLYKGNKVKIRRAKNIEKRKTKWDLISARADDGEDILLNSAFHRYISENILNDEEISPFGKIDFLKAEVKKGHSRLDYLLEKNNEKIWLEIKGASLVENKEAIFPDAPSLRASKHLDTLIDITKEEGKASIMFLVFRDCNSFSPNWQTDRVFSEKFYQAINKGVKIFFVQLKLKNGNIYYVDKKINIIESGKGKEKYERK, from the coding sequence ATGGAGAAAATATTATATGAAATAGGAAAAACTGAAGAAGGAATATTTATAGACAGACCAAATAGGTTTATATGTAAAGTTAAATTAGATAATGAAGAAGTTTTAGTTCATGTTCATGATAGTGGTAGAATTAAAGAATTACTATATAAAGGTAATAAAGTGAAAATAAGAAGAGCTAAAAATATAGAAAAAAGAAAAACAAAATGGGACTTAATTTCTGCTAGAGCTGATGACGGCGAAGATATATTATTAAACTCAGCTTTTCATAGATATATTTCAGAAAATATATTAAATGATGAAGAAATTTCTCCCTTTGGAAAAATAGATTTTTTAAAAGCGGAGGTAAAAAAAGGTCATAGCAGATTAGATTATTTGCTTGAAAAAAATAATGAAAAAATATGGCTAGAAATTAAAGGAGCATCTTTGGTTGAAAATAAAGAAGCGATATTTCCAGATGCACCTTCTTTGAGAGCATCTAAACATTTAGATACCTTAATTGATATAACTAAAGAAGAGGGAAAAGCTTCTATTATGTTTTTAGTGTTTAGAGATTGTAATTCATTTAGTCCTAATTGGCAAACAGATAGAGTATTTTCTGAAAAATTTTATCAAGCTATAAACAAGGGAGTAAAAATATTTTTTGTACAATTAAAATTGAAAAATGGTAATATATACTATGTTGATAAAAAAATTAATATAATAGAATCGGGGAAAGGAAAAGAAAAGTATGAAAGAAAATAA
- a CDS encoding DUF1835 domain-containing protein, translated as MEKINIVFGDSAYGILKYVLQSNKVIEEIINFNDELSLGKINTYFSKERREYLKKLYKEFFKEEEVEKRIKLYELLKKINKEKKVIVWYSNNINEKLMLELVCTIFKGKIYTIDFSKDKSIKSVAQLSPEYVAKCIGKEKLLSETEKENYNKKYKEHLNNDKLLRINDRNLILDIDENYFDNFFREKLEGKENISMKLIGEIMGEMSLVNQQLSENFIIYRLKTILENNSN; from the coding sequence ATAGTTTTTGGAGATTCAGCTTATGGGATATTAAAGTATGTTTTACAAAGTAATAAAGTTATAGAAGAGATTATAAATTTTAATGATGAGTTATCTCTTGGGAAAATAAATACATATTTTTCAAAGGAGAGGAGAGAATATTTAAAAAAATTATATAAAGAATTTTTTAAAGAAGAAGAAGTTGAAAAAAGAATAAAGTTGTATGAATTATTGAAAAAAATAAATAAAGAAAAAAAAGTCATTGTTTGGTATTCTAATAATATAAATGAAAAGTTGATGCTAGAATTAGTTTGTACAATTTTTAAAGGAAAAATCTATACAATTGATTTTAGTAAGGATAAATCAATAAAATCAGTTGCTCAATTATCTCCTGAATATGTGGCAAAATGTATTGGAAAAGAAAAATTATTAAGTGAAACGGAAAAAGAAAATTATAATAAAAAGTATAAAGAACATTTAAATAATGATAAATTATTGAGGATAAATGATAGAAATTTAATTTTAGATATAGATGAGAATTATTTTGATAATTTTTTTAGAGAAAAATTAGAGGGAAAAGAAAATATTAGCATGAAATTAATTGGAGAAATTATGGGGGAGATGAGTTTAGTTAATCAACAATTATCAGAAAATTTTATAATTTATAGATTAAAAACAATATTAGAAAATAATTCTAATTAA
- a CDS encoding sugar O-acetyltransferase: MREEERIFNGKLFDARKKELKNIKHKAHKLCQKFNSMDEYDENRLKIIKEFIGGIGQKYYFQGPIQFNYGTHTYIGENFFANFNTVIMDDGKINIGDNVMFGPNVSLMSTNHPLIAEERIFMKYKDGHISMSEYAKGITIGNNVWLASNVVVIDGVNIGDNVVIGAGSIVTKDIPSNYLAYGNPCKAIRKITKKDSKMDLL; this comes from the coding sequence ATGAGAGAGGAAGAAAGAATTTTTAATGGAAAATTATTCGATGCAAGGAAAAAAGAATTGAAAAATATAAAACATAAAGCTCATAAACTTTGTCAAAAATTTAATTCTATGGATGAATATGATGAAAATAGATTAAAAATCATAAAAGAATTTATAGGTGGGATAGGTCAAAAATATTATTTTCAAGGACCTATTCAATTTAATTATGGAACACATACTTATATTGGAGAGAATTTTTTTGCTAATTTTAATACAGTGATAATGGATGATGGAAAAATTAATATAGGGGATAATGTTATGTTTGGTCCCAATGTTTCTTTGATGTCTACAAATCACCCATTAATAGCAGAAGAAAGAATTTTTATGAAATATAAAGATGGTCATATTTCTATGAGCGAATATGCTAAAGGAATTACAATAGGAAATAATGTGTGGCTTGCTAGTAATGTAGTTGTAATAGATGGAGTTAATATAGGAGATAATGTGGTAATTGGAGCGGGAAGTATTGTAACTAAAGATATTCCTTCTAATTATTTAGCTTATGGAAATCCTTGTAAAGCAATTAGAAAAATAACAAAAAAAGATTCTAAAATGGATTTATTATAA